From a region of the Sporosarcina ureilytica genome:
- a CDS encoding glutaredoxin family protein, which produces MAKATVYTTTCPYCTMMMDYLTEQNIPFEEINVQEDIEAQRKLIAETGEMGVPQTKLNDKWIFGFNPTEIQEALKG; this is translated from the coding sequence ATGGCTAAAGCAACTGTCTACACAACAACATGCCCGTATTGCACAATGATGATGGATTACTTAACGGAACAAAATATCCCTTTTGAGGAAATCAACGTGCAAGAAGATATTGAGGCCCAGCGTAAATTAATCGCGGAGACTGGTGAGATGGGCGTTCCACAAACGAAGTTGAACGACAAATGGATTTTTGGATTCAATCCAACTGAAATTCAAGAAGCGTTGAAGGGCTAG
- a CDS encoding response regulator transcription factor encodes MSNYTIMIIDDESQMRNLVRDFLEREHYKVVEATDGAHALSILQQTKTDLFIVDIMMPFMDGFEFAEKVKRYSTAPIIFLSAKGDEWDKVKGLKLGGDDYIVKPFHPQELLARVESVLRRTYQSIDRTELLRVGPISIDHESHTATVDGEPLSLTLKEYGLLKLFTQNTGRVYSREQLLETVWGENHKSTERTVDTHIKTLRLKLGPYSNFIETVWGIGYRFEVSHEKEESDV; translated from the coding sequence ATGTCTAATTACACAATTATGATCATTGACGACGAAAGTCAAATGAGAAATCTCGTTCGTGATTTTTTAGAACGTGAACATTATAAAGTTGTTGAGGCAACGGATGGTGCGCATGCACTTTCAATACTTCAACAAACAAAAACCGATTTGTTTATTGTAGATATTATGATGCCATTTATGGATGGCTTTGAATTTGCGGAGAAAGTGAAACGCTACTCTACTGCTCCAATCATTTTTTTATCCGCAAAAGGTGATGAGTGGGATAAAGTGAAAGGCTTGAAACTCGGCGGTGATGATTATATCGTCAAACCTTTTCATCCTCAAGAATTACTTGCCCGTGTCGAATCTGTTTTAAGACGTACTTATCAAAGCATTGATCGTACAGAATTATTACGTGTTGGTCCGATTAGTATCGATCATGAATCGCATACCGCGACGGTAGATGGTGAACCGCTTTCACTCACGTTAAAAGAATACGGCTTATTAAAGTTATTTACCCAAAACACGGGGCGTGTTTATTCAAGAGAACAATTACTTGAAACTGTTTGGGGGGAAAATCACAAAAGTACGGAGCGCACTGTCGATACACATATTAAAACGTTACGTTTAAAACTCGGCCCTTATAGTAATTTTATCGAAACTGTTTGGGGAATTGGCTATCGATTTGAGGTGTCACATGAAAAGGAAGAATCTGACGTTTAG
- a CDS encoding sensor histidine kinase, which produces MKRKNLTFSKKIIILLLSSIGFTILFSFFFIHYLYSKLYLTSIEESIIYQGQRTASHYHYGVLSEEIIEKIQWYNIVSEYEIIVVDDLDELSTHFPYQINTKSLLDSDDYETLDKGKYVMKEGYVEELDREILGAIFPIKGEFGLIGFIYIYVPLAAIQDVFKESIPLLVGTGLIFFCLLFMIVWSFWRSLFTPLKQLEHHAVEVANGNYENRLAIRYDDEVGQVAKTFNMMTESLEQHELRQKEFISNVVHELRTPLTYVSGYTQAIKQDLSTVNKNKYLNTIEKETERLNKLITDLVDLSHFQEGFNKMTKQPLAIAQVLLDTVDLFFIQSQKKNIQLKVTVDEELIVIGDAKRIQQIFYNIIDNAIKYSKSDSDVLVSLVNDDDYAKFQVQNFGTVIDAEDIPHIGSRFFRTDKARNRTTGGTGLGLSIVKEITSLHDGHFSITSDVNDGTIVTVQLPLLKDEI; this is translated from the coding sequence ATGAAAAGGAAGAATCTGACGTTTAGTAAAAAAATTATCATTCTCCTCCTTTCGAGCATTGGTTTTACGATTCTTTTTTCGTTTTTCTTTATCCATTACTTATACTCAAAATTATATTTGACAAGTATTGAGGAATCGATTATTTATCAAGGACAAAGAACGGCTTCTCACTACCATTATGGGGTATTAAGTGAGGAGATTATTGAAAAAATTCAATGGTACAATATCGTATCTGAATATGAAATTATCGTTGTGGACGATTTAGATGAACTTTCCACCCATTTTCCTTATCAAATCAACACAAAATCCTTGCTAGATAGCGATGATTACGAGACGTTAGATAAAGGAAAATATGTCATGAAAGAAGGCTATGTAGAAGAGCTTGACAGAGAGATACTCGGTGCTATTTTCCCAATTAAGGGGGAATTCGGATTAATAGGTTTTATATATATTTACGTTCCGCTAGCTGCCATACAAGATGTTTTTAAGGAAAGTATTCCTTTACTCGTTGGTACGGGACTGATTTTCTTTTGCCTTCTGTTCATGATTGTTTGGTCGTTTTGGCGTTCATTATTTACGCCACTTAAACAACTTGAACATCATGCCGTTGAAGTTGCAAATGGCAATTATGAAAATCGATTGGCCATTCGATATGACGACGAGGTTGGACAAGTCGCAAAAACGTTTAATATGATGACCGAATCACTCGAACAACATGAATTACGGCAAAAGGAATTTATCTCAAATGTCGTTCATGAACTTCGGACACCACTAACCTATGTTAGCGGTTATACACAAGCTATAAAACAGGATCTTTCGACTGTTAATAAAAATAAGTATTTAAACACCATTGAAAAGGAAACCGAACGACTTAATAAACTCATTACTGATTTAGTAGATTTATCTCATTTTCAAGAAGGTTTTAATAAGATGACGAAGCAACCGTTAGCCATCGCGCAAGTTTTGTTAGATACAGTTGACTTATTTTTCATCCAAAGTCAAAAGAAAAACATTCAACTCAAAGTAACCGTCGATGAAGAGTTGATTGTGATCGGCGATGCGAAACGTATTCAACAAATCTTTTATAACATTATCGATAATGCTATTAAATACTCAAAGAGTGATAGCGATGTGCTTGTATCATTAGTGAACGATGATGATTATGCCAAATTTCAAGTGCAAAATTTTGGGACAGTCATAGATGCAGAAGATATTCCGCATATTGGCAGCCGGTTCTTCCGTACGGATAAAGCACGCAACCGAACGACTGGCG
- a CDS encoding OsmC family protein — MAEHLFHLTAKWPGGRNDVGTIDAGQLKTKVSIPPEMDGPGIGTNPDEMLLGAAATCYIITLAAMMERSNLAKESLEMESVGVVDVTNGVITYKKIIHKPQITLAKGVTEKEVNRAKKLAEKAETSCMISRAIQGNVEVELEVGIEVTE; from the coding sequence ATGGCAGAGCATTTATTTCATTTAACAGCAAAGTGGCCAGGTGGTCGGAATGATGTGGGGACGATTGATGCAGGGCAGTTGAAAACAAAAGTATCTATCCCACCCGAAATGGATGGACCTGGAATTGGGACAAATCCAGATGAGATGTTACTAGGGGCAGCAGCGACGTGTTATATCATTACGCTGGCGGCGATGATGGAGCGAAGCAATCTGGCGAAGGAAAGTTTGGAAATGGAATCGGTCGGTGTGGTGGATGTGACAAATGGCGTTATTACATATAAAAAAATCATTCATAAACCGCAGATTACTTTAGCAAAAGGCGTGACGGAAAAAGAGGTTAACCGTGCCAAAAAACTTGCGGAAAAAGCAGAAACCTCCTGCATGATTAGCCGCGCGATTCAGGGAAATGTTGAAGTGGAATTGGAAGTTGGGATTGAAGTGACGGAGTGA
- a CDS encoding GbsR/MarR family transcriptional regulator, producing MNGYDKLLRSRKRIMESITQNIHLFGQPPSAGRQYSMLFFENKPMTLDEMAEELGMSKTSMSTSIRSLAESKLVERVWERGVRKDLYKVNDDWYQNFIDTFSLRWGRSISLHLSAIRRSNRELQELIEDESADEEVVELAKQDIEKLNYMRSYYEWLERLVDAFEDHLIFDLVPKNVEES from the coding sequence ATGAATGGATACGACAAACTTTTACGTTCACGCAAGCGCATTATGGAATCCATCACTCAGAACATCCATTTATTTGGTCAACCCCCTTCTGCCGGAAGACAATACAGTATGCTGTTCTTTGAAAATAAACCGATGACTTTAGACGAAATGGCTGAAGAACTAGGTATGAGTAAAACAAGCATGAGTACATCTATTCGTTCATTAGCAGAGTCTAAATTGGTTGAACGTGTATGGGAACGCGGTGTCCGAAAAGATTTATATAAGGTAAATGATGATTGGTACCAAAACTTCATTGATACTTTTTCACTTAGATGGGGAAGGTCAATTTCTTTGCACTTAAGTGCGATTAGAAGGTCTAATCGCGAACTCCAAGAACTCATTGAAGATGAGTCAGCTGACGAGGAAGTTGTAGAACTTGCAAAGCAGGATATCGAAAAGCTCAATTATATGAGGAGTTATTATGAATGGTTAGAACGCCTTGTTGATGCGTTTGAAGACCACTTAATTTTCGATCTTGTGCCGAAGAATGTAGAGGAATCTTGA
- a CDS encoding FixH family protein produces MKRVITVFLFTILMGTLVACTQKDEPITNVTELEPLLVELTVTNEVEVGETVNMSSLVTMGDKKIDDADEVVYEVWEEGKKSESVMIDSVNEKEGVYTAETSFDHDGLFHIQVHVTAKGLHTMPVEQVIVGSGGEYEESSGQDYHTEGFSMHFMKPIDVTAGEEKELIVHTELDELPLEQLNVRYEIWHEGNPDQHDWVNAEETNTGEYTALYTFEEAEQYTIVIHVEDDEELHEHEEHIIEVK; encoded by the coding sequence TTGAAAAGAGTCATTACTGTATTCCTATTTACAATTTTGATGGGAACATTAGTCGCTTGTACGCAAAAAGATGAACCTATCACGAATGTAACAGAATTAGAGCCACTACTGGTTGAATTAACAGTAACAAATGAAGTTGAAGTTGGTGAAACCGTTAACATGTCATCACTCGTCACAATGGGTGATAAAAAAATAGATGATGCAGATGAAGTGGTTTATGAAGTATGGGAGGAAGGAAAAAAGTCTGAGAGCGTAATGATTGATTCCGTGAATGAAAAAGAGGGCGTTTATACAGCGGAAACATCCTTTGATCATGACGGACTCTTCCATATTCAAGTCCATGTTACAGCGAAAGGCCTTCATACAATGCCTGTTGAACAAGTGATTGTCGGAAGTGGCGGGGAGTATGAAGAAAGTAGTGGACAAGATTACCATACAGAAGGCTTTTCTATGCATTTTATGAAGCCAATAGATGTTACTGCTGGTGAAGAGAAAGAACTTATTGTACATACTGAATTAGATGAACTGCCATTAGAACAATTGAATGTTCGTTATGAAATTTGGCACGAAGGCAATCCTGATCAACATGATTGGGTAAATGCGGAAGAAACAAATACGGGAGAATATACCGCACTTTACACGTTTGAAGAAGCAGAACAATATACAATCGTCATTCATGTAGAGGATGATGAGGAGTTACATGAACACGAAGAACATATTATAGAAGTTAAATAA